From one Anomalospiza imberbis isolate Cuckoo-Finch-1a 21T00152 chromosome 25, ASM3175350v1, whole genome shotgun sequence genomic stretch:
- the TMEM200B gene encoding transmembrane protein 200B: MTAESTESNVPMREPEHGGPKVPVPLVPARRQGRRLRRKPPTEPSLKGQLRMRSPAGAFVMVGISVVLVGMTIAVVGYWPHRGYGGSGASAGNTSVVGDMRREVAAGRHMPHSEKLKLIGPVIMGIGLFIFICANTMLYENRDMETRQLMQKGLYSLAVGLPEGTSPEDGHCQHGDSQPFPKANAECLEGCYQVDLSCQPCPSPGSKWSDCYSPNRLQAMAEFLQHPAASPGTSLGSLRSTEVKLSLPCHAGAESLLSSAVGALTLPIIKLNNCLLDGAARGADGRAERGSAEHPPKTPQLSRAPLSIGDSPALCSQGGDGGGGGHVVINMDNSCPGAKPLVGLSSDVHLHTPGHSKSLDLGRPGVLLVAPIKDRKNRSWPRLDHVSLVGYAKLESTGESSDQLLEPSEPPSRGEPLPSSWVVGMEQGTRV; encoded by the coding sequence ATGACTGCGGAGAGCACCGAATCCAACGTGCCTATGCGGGAACCAGAGCATGGAGGGCCCAAGGTGCCAGTGCCCCTCGTCCCAGCGCGGCGCCAGGGCCGCCGCCTGCGGCGCAAGCCCCCGACAGAGCCCTCGCTGAAAGGGCAGCTCCGCATGCGCTCACCCGCAGGGGCCTTCGTTATGGTGGGCATCTCGGTGGTCCTGGTGGGCATGACCATTGCCGTGGTGGGCTACTGGCCTCACCGGGGATATGGAGGCAGCGGGGCCAGCGCGGGGAACACCAGTGTGGTGGGGGACATGAGgagggaggtggcagctggGCGCCACATGCCCCACAGCGAGAAGCTGAAGCTGATCGGCCCTGTCATCATGGGCATTGGGCTCTTCATCTTCATCTGCGCCAACACAATGCTGTACGAGAACAGGGACATGGAGACCCGGCAGCTGATGCAGAAGGGGCTCTACAGCCTGGCAGTGGGCCTGCCTGAGGGGACCAGCCCCGAGGACGGGCACTGCCAGCATGGGGACAGCCAGCCCTTCCCCAAGGCCAATGCTGAGTGTTTGGAGGGCTGTTACCAGGTGGACCTGTCCTgtcagccctgccccagccctggcagcaagTGGTCTGACTGCTACAGCCCCAACCGGCTCCAGGCCATGGCCGAGTTCCTGCAGCACCCGGCAGCTTCCCCTGGGACCTCTCTCGGCAGCCTCCGCTCCACCGAGGTCAAGCTGAGCCTCCCGTGCCACGCTGGAGCCGAGTCCCTCCTGTCCTCGGCTGTGGGGGCCTTGACGCTGCCCATAATCAAGCTCAACAACTGCTTGCTGGATGGGGCAGCACGGGGGGCTGATGgcagggcagagaggggctCTGCTGAGCATCCCCCCAAAACACCACAGCTCTCCCGGGCTCCGCTTTCCATTGGTGACAGCCCTGCACTCTGCAGCCAgggtggtgatggtggtggtggtggccaCGTTGTCATCAACATGGATAACAGTTGTCCTGGTGCAAAGCCGCTGGTGGGGCTCAGCTCCGATGTGCACCTCCACACCCCGGGACATTCCAAATCCCTGGACCTTGGCCGGCCAGGGGTGCTGCTGGTGGCCCCCATCAAGGACCGTAAGAACCGGAGCTGGCCTCGGCTGGACCACGTCAGCCTTGTGGGCTACGCCAAACTGGAAAGTACTGGCGAGTCCTCAGACCAGCTGCTGGAGCCCAGCGAGCCCCCAAGCCGGGGCGAGCCCCTACCCAGCTCCTGGGtggtggggatggagcagggcaCACGGGTCTGA